The Pelodiscus sinensis isolate JC-2024 chromosome 10, ASM4963464v1, whole genome shotgun sequence genome has a segment encoding these proteins:
- the SFT2D3 gene encoding vesicle transport protein SFT2C: protein MADLNRQLQEYLAQSKAAGGPGPAAPSSSRPAPDAADAEGGTWLGRLSPFFAGRAASAAPAAGQWPWAAEPDPWLPGLSRWQRLVGSGLCLALAALCFGLAALYAPLLLLRARKFALLWSLGSAFALGAAGFLRGPSRLLREPSRGSLLYVGALAFTLYAALGLRSTLLTALGAAAQLAAIAGCLLALLPGGSAGLRYLSGLLGGFVRRRVSKALPV from the coding sequence ATGGCGGACCTGAACCGGCAGTTGCAGGAGTACCTCGCTCAGTCTAAGGCCGCCGGcggccccggcccggccgccccgAGTTCCTCGCGGCCGGCGCCGGACGCGGCCGATGCCGAAGGCGGGACGTGGCTGGGCCGGCTGAGCCCCTTCTTCGCGGGCCGCGCTGCCTCCGCCGCCCCGGCGGCCGGCCAGTGGCCCTGGGCGGCCGAGCCGGACCCGTGGCTGCCGGGGCTGTCGCGCTGGCAGCGGCTGGTGGGGAGCGGGCTGTGCCTGGCGCTGGCCGCGCTCTGCTTCGGCCTGGCCGCGCTCTacgcgccgctgctgctgctccgcGCCCGCAAGTTCGCGCTGCTCTGGTCGCTGGGCTCGGCCTTCGCGCTGGGCGCCGCCGGCTTCCTGCGGGGCCCGAGCCGCCTCCTGCGGGAGCCCAGCCGCGGCTCCCTGCTCTACGTGGGCGCGCTGGCCTTCACCCTCTACGCCGCGCTCGGCCTGCGCAGCACCCTGCTCACCGCGCTCGGCGCCGCCGCCCAGCTCGCCGCCATCGCCGGCTGCCTGCTCgccctgctgcccgggggctcCGCCGGCCTGCGCTACCTGAGCGGCCTCCTGGGCGGCTTCGTGCGGCGCCGCGTCTCCAAAGCGCTGCCCGTGTGA